CATACGGGAAACCGAGCACGCGCCCGGAATCGCGCACCACGGCCTTGGCGGCCATGGTGCCGTAGGTGATGATCTGGCTGACGCGTTCGCGGCCGTACTTGCGCGCGACGTAGTCGATGACTTCGTCGCGGCGGTCCATGCAGAAGTCGATGTCGAAGTCGGGCATCGACACGCGTTCGGGGTTGAGGAACCGCTCGAACAGCAGGTTGTACGGAATCGGATCCAGATCGGTGATCTGCAGCGCCCAGGCCACCAGCGAACCGGCACCGGAACCACGGCCGGGGCCGATTGGAATACCCTGGTTCTTACCCCACTGGATGAAGTCGGCCACGATCAGGAAGTAGCCGGGGAACCCCATCTTGATGATGGTGGCCAGCTCGAATTCCAGCCGTTCGAAATAGTCCTCGCGGGTTTTGCCTTCAGCCAGCGGATTCTTTTCCAGGCGGGCTTCCAGGCCCTTGCGCGATTCGCTGCAGATCCAGCTGTCCAGCGTTTCGTTTTCCGGCACCGGGTAGTTGGGCAGGAAGTAGGTACCCAGCCGCATTTCGATGTTGCAGCGTTCGGCCAGCGCCAACGTGTTGTCGATCGCATCGGGGATGTCGGCGAACAGCGCGCACATCTCTTCGGGCGATTTGAGGTACTGCTGGTCGCTGTAGTCGCGCGGGCGCTTGGGATCGTCCAGCACGCGGCCGGAGGAAATGCACACGCGGGCTTCGTGCGCGCTGAAATCGTCCGGGCGCAGGAAGCGCACGTCGTTGCTGGCCACCACGGGCAGGCCACGCTGGCCGGCGGCCACCAGGGCAAACTGGTTGAACGCTTCTTCGCCTTCGCGACCGGTACGGGTCAGCTCCAGATGCAGGCCATCGCCGAACACGCGCTGCCAGTCGGCGAGCTGCTGCTCGGCCAGGTCATGCCGGCCTTCGCCGGCCAGACGCCCGGCCAGGCTGTCGCGGCCAGCCAGGGCAAACAGGTTGTGGCAACCGCCCTTGAGCCAGTCGGGGTGCACCGCCACGCCGCCTTCAGGGCGGTGGCCTTCCATCCAGGCACGAGTGAGCAGGCGCGACAGGCTGAGATAGCCTTCGCGGTCGCGGCAGAGCAGGGTCATGCGCCAGGGGGTCATGCCCTCTTCGGCGATCATGATGTCGGCACCGGCGATCGGCTTGATGCCGACCGTTTCAGCGGCCTTGTAGAACTTGACCAGCGCGAACAGGTTGTTCAGGTCGGTCACTGCCAACGCGGGCAGGTTCAGTTCGACGGCGCGGCTGAGCAGGTTGGCCTGCTTGGCCTTTTTCGGGTCAGCCTGATCCGGTTTCGCCGGGACACGGATGGTCGAATCCGCCAGCGAAAACTCGGTGTGGACGTGCAGATGTACGAAACGGGAAGTGGACATGCCGGGCCAATGTAATGCCCGGTCAGGGTAGCCGCGCGGGGCAGCCCGAACAAGGCTTGACAGGGCGTTGGGTTAAGGCGGAAGCCGAGCCAAAGCCAAAGCCGAAGCCAAAGCCAAAGCGCTTGGGCGGTTGGGCTATCGGCTGGGGCGGCGCCGGGGGCAGGGGTACGGGACGCGCCGTAAACCGCCCTCCGGGCCCCGGCCCAACCGCCAGCGGTTGGGCGTTCAGTCGCACGCGAGGCAGTGCCTCGCAAGCAGTGCGGCTTCACCCCTGGGGGCTCTCTTGCAACATCCATGTTGCAAGGAAAGGTCCCGTACCCCTGCCCCCGGCGCCGCCCCCAACGGAAGGTCGGCTCGCACGGAAAAGCGGGAGCAAGGGCTCCGCCTTTGACCTCCGTTGGGCACCAGCCAACTGTCAAAGGGCGGCGGGGGTGGGTTTGCGGGACCGTAGAGCGCCATGGATGGCGCGAACGAGCTTACATGGACGTACTTGCAGCGTGTCCCGCAAACCCACACCCGCCGCCCAAGCCAGCCGAACCGGAAGTGCCGCTTTTGCTTTTGCTTTTGCTTTGGCTGTTGCGGTTGCTGTTGCGTCAGACAGCAGCAACCAACGCGCTGTCCAGGCAATCACGCACGGGCGCGAAGCTGCGGCGGTGGTGGGGGCAGGGGCCGTGGGTGCGCAGGGCGGCGAGGTGGGCCGGGGTGCCGTAGCCCTTGTGCTGGTCGAAGCCGTATTCGGGGTGCTGCTCGTGCAGCTGGAGCATGTAGCGGTCGCGGCTGACCTTGGCCAGGATCGAGGCCGCCATGATCGCGCGGTCGAGCGCGTCGCCACCGACCAGCGCCTGCGCGGGGCAGGGCAGGCCCTTGGGTACCACGTTGCCGTCGATGCGCGCGAACTGCGCCACGTGCGCGACCGCCTCGACCGCCCGGCGCATGCCCAGCATCGTGGCCTGGTAGATGTTGAGCGTGTCGATCTCCGTCACGTCCACCATCACCACCTGGAAGGCCAGCGCACGCTGCTGGATCCTGTCGAACAGCTGGTCGCGGCGGATCGCCGTGAGCTGCTTGGAATCGTCCAGCCCGTTCAGACGCGGGCGGTCCGGGCAGAACACCACCGCCGCTACCGCCACCGGGCCGGCCAGCGGCCCGCGACCGGCTTCGTCCACCCCCGCCACATAGCGCGGCGCGACCGTCGCCAGCGCCGCCCCGTCGAACAGCGCCAGCGAGGCCGCCGCAGCGTGGCGGCGGCTCATGCCGGCGCGTTCCCGCGCGGCTTGCGTGCCAGCAGTTCCGCCACCGCGTCGGCCGCGCGCGCCGACGCGTCCTGGCGCAACTGCAGGTGCAGCTTTTCGTACGTGTCCTGGATCTCGATGGCGCGTTGCGGCTGATCGAACCACTGCATGATCGCCTCGGCCAGCTTGTCCGGCACGCAGTCGTGCTGGATCAGCTCCGGCGCCAGGTCCTTGCCAGCCAGGATGTTCGGCAGCGCGAAGCGGTCCACCTTGATCAGGCCGAGCGCCTTCACGATCCGGTAGGTCAGCTCCGCCACGCGGTAACCCACCACCATCGGCCGCTTCACCAGCATCGTTTCCAGCGTGGCCGTGCCCGAGGCGAGTACCACTACGTCGGCGGCGATCATCGCCGTGCGCGCCTGGCCGTCCAGCAGGTGCGAGTAGGCCACCGGCAGCGCCGAGCGCGACAGCTGCTCCTGGATCAGTGCACGGCAGGCCGGGTTGGCTGCCGGCACCACCACGTGCAGGCCCGGAATGCGTTCGGACACCTGCCAGGCCGCTTCGAAGAACGCGCCGCCCAGCTTGCTGATCTCGCCCAGCCGGCTGCCCGGCAGCACAGCCAGCACCTTGGCGTTGACCGGCAGGCCCAAGGCCACGCGGGCCGCTTCGCGGTCGCTGTGCAGCGGGATGTCATCGGCCATCGGGTGGCCGACGAAGCGCGCGTCGATGCCATGGCGGGCGTAGATGGGCGGTTCCATCGGGAACAGGCACAGCACCAGGTCGGCGCTGGCACCGATCTTCTCCGCACGCTTCTCGCGCCACGCCCAGACCGACGGGCTGACGTAGTGCACCGTGGTGATGCCGCGCTCTTTCAGCCAGCGCTCCACGCCCAGGTTGAAGTCCGGGGCGTCGATGCCGATGAACACATCCGGCTGCCACTCCAGCACCCGCGCACGGAACTCACTGCGCAGCTTCAGCAGGCGCGGCAGGTGGCGCAGGATTTCGGTCAGGCCCATCACCGCCAGCTCGCTGGCATCGAACCAGGTCAGGCAGCCGGCGCTGCGCATCGCATCGCCGCCAATCCCGGCGAACTCGGCGTCCGGGAACCGCTGCTGCAGTTCGCGCACCAGGCCGGCGCCAAGCAGGTCGCCGGAGGCTTCACCGGCAACCAGCGCAATCCGCAGCGGTCGCGAAGAGCCGGGCGCCGTCATCGCAGCAGGGGCCTCTCGGCGTGCTCGATGAAGTCCAGCATGTCCTTGACGTCGGCGCTGTGCGCGGCCTGTTCGGCCAGCTGCACCTTGGCTTCGGCCAGCGGCAGGCCGGCCACGTACAACGTGCGGTAGGCGCGTTTGATGCTGGCGATGCGCTCGGCATCGAAGCCGCGGCGCTTGAGGCCTTCGCTGTTGATGCCGCGCGGGCGGCCCAGCGAATCGCTGCCGACCATGGTGAACGGTGGCACGTCGCCATTGGTCAGTGCACCCATGCCCAGGAAGGCGTGCGCACCGATCCGGCAGAACTGGTGGGCCCCGGCGAAACCGCTGATGATCACGTAGTCGCCCACGGTCACGTGGCCGGCCAGGGTGGTGTTGTTGGAGAACACGCACTGGTTGCCGACGTGGCAGTCGTGCGCCACGTGCGTGTAGGCCAGCATCCAGTTGCCGTTGCCGATGGTGGTGACGCCACCGCCGCCGCCGGTACCGCGGTTGAGGGTGACGAACTCGCGGAACACGTTGTCATCGCCGATCACCAGTTCGGTGCGCTCGCCGGCGTACTTCTTGTCCTGCGGTTCGCCGCCCACGGCAACGTGGCCGATGAAACGGTTGTTGCGGCCGATCCGGGTCGGGCCGTGGATCGAGCAGTGCGGGCCGACTTCGGTGCCTTCGCCGATCTCGACATCGGCACCGATCAGGCAGAACGCACCGATACGTACATCCGCCGCCAGTTTCGCCGACGGGTCGATGACCGCGGTGGGGTGGATGAGCGGCCCGTTCATTCGCGGGTGCCGGCGCAGAGTACTTCGGCGCAGGCGACGATCTCGCCGTCGACCTTGGCCACGCAGTCGTACACCGCCATGTTGCGGATCACGCGCTTGATCTCGACATGCATTTCCAGCACGTCGCCCGGCACCACCTGCTTGCTGAAGCGGGCCTTGTCCACCTTGACCATGTAGAACAGCTTGGACTGCGCGTCGCGGCCCAGGGTGAGCTGGGTCAGCACGCCGCCGGCCTGGGCCATGGCTTCGATGATCAGCACGCCGGGCATGATCGGCTGGCTGGGGAAGTGGCCCTGGAAGAACGGTTCGTTGATGCTGACGTTCTTGGTGGCAACGATGGTGCGCTTCTCGTAATCGATCGCGACGACCTTGTCGACCAGCAGGAAGGGATAACGGTGCGGGATCAACGCCTGGATCTGGGTGATGTCCGGCAGCTTCTGTTCGTGGCTCATTCCTTCTCCTTGCTCACAGACAGGATGCGACGGGCCAGTGCATCGAGCTGCTTGAAGCGCGCGGCGTTCTTGCGCCACGTGCGGTTGTCGGTCAACGGGGTCCCGGACGAGTATTCGCCCGGTTCGGTAATGGAGTTGCGCACCACGGACTTGCCGGTGATCACCACCTTGTCGCAGATCTCGAGGTGGCCGACGACGCCGACGGCGCCGCCGAGCAGGCAGTAACGGCCGATCTTGGCGCTGCCGGCAATGCCGGTGCAGCCGGCGATGGCCGAGTGGGCGCCGATCTGGACGTTGTGGGCGATCTGGACGAGGTTGTCCAGGCGCACGTCGTTGTCGAGCACGGTATCTTCGAGGGCGCCGCGGTCGACGCAGGTATTGGCGCCGATCTCGCAGTCGTCGCCGATGCGCACGCCACCCAGCTGGGGCACTTTGATCCAGCTGCCGGCGTCCATCGCCAGGCCGAAGCCATCGGCGCCGAGCACGGCACCGGGATGGATGCGCACGCGCTTGCCGATGCGGACGCGGGTGACCAGGGTGACGCGGGCGATCAGTTCGCAGCCGCTGTCCAGGCTGCAGTCTTCGCCGATGATGCTGCCGGCGCCGATGATGCAGTTCTCGCCGATCACGCTGCGCGCGCCGATGGTGACGAACGGGCCGATGTGGGCGCTGGCGGCGACCTGGGCCTCGGGATCGATGACGGCGCTGGGGTGGATGCCCGGCGGCCGGGTCGGGGCGATGTCGAACAGCGCGCCGATCTTGGCGAAGGTGGTGTAGGGATCCTTGGCGATCAGCGCGGTACCGGGCGCGGCTTCGGCGTCGTCGGCGCGCAGCACCACGATCCCGGCCTGGCTGTCGGCCAGCTGGGCGCGGTAGCGCGGGTTGGCCAGGAAGGTCAGCTGGCCAGGGCCGGCATGGGCGAGCGTGGCCACGCCACGGATGGCGGTGCTGCCATCACCATGGACCTGCAGGCCAAACTGCTCGGCGAGTTGCTGGGCGGTATAGGTAGGAGTGTTCACGCCGGGAGTTTACCGTGTGGCGTGACTTCGGTCATGTTCGGGGGTGTTCATGGGGCTGCGCCTGATGGCGGTTGGATTCAGGCGAACAGCCTGAGGGTTGCCGGGTTCGCGCGCAGGGCCGGCGGGTGCGGGGGTACGGGGGGCGCCGTGAACCCATCCCTGGGGGCTCTTACCAAACATCCATGTTTGGTAAAGCCCCCGTACCCCCGCACCCGCCGGCCCTCTGACGGTGTGTCGGTTGCCAAGGGTGATCAAAAGCGGGCCAGTCCCCACAAACAAAAACGCCGGGCAATGCCCGGCGTTTCTGCTGATGCGTCCAGCGCTTAGAACTGACCACCGAACGTGAACTGCAGGCGTTCGATTTCGTCGCCGTCTTCCTTCTTTAGCGGGAAGGCGTAGCTGATCGAGATCGGGCCGACCGGGGCGCGCCACAGCAGGGCGACACCGGCCGAGGCACGCAGTTCGTTGGCCTTGAAGTTGTCCACGCCGTTGTACACGTTGCCGACGTCGAAGAACGCCGAGACGCGGGCCGACGGGCTGTCGAACAGGCGCGGGAAGTAGGCTTCGACCGAACCCACGGTTTTCAGCGAACCACCCAGCGGCTGGCCACGGTTGTACGAAGCGGTCGGCTCCGAGCGCGGGCCAAGGGTGTTGTCTTCGAAACCGCGCACCGAGTTGGTACCGCCGGCGTAGAAGTTTTCGAAGAACGGCAGGCCCGAAGCGGTCACGGTGCGGGTGGTGCCATCCGGGTTGGTGATCACGCGGGTGACATCGTTGCCGTAGGAGTCGCCGTAGCCGACCTCGGCGCGGGTATTGATGACCAGCGACGGGATGATCGGCCAGTACTTGGAGACCTGGTAGTTCAGCTTGTAGTACTCGACCGTCGAACCCGGCAGGGTCGTTTCCAGGCCCACGCGCTGGTACATGCCGCGGGTGGGCATGAAGTAATCGTTGCGGGTGTCGCGCGCCCAGCCCAGCTCCGTGCGCCAGGAGTGGAACGTGCGCTGGCCGATGGCATCGATGTAATCGATGATCGCCTGCGGCGTTGCACCCTGGTAGGTGGTGATCTGGTTGCTGTCGATGCCCACCATCAGCGAGACGGTGTCGTTCTCGGTGATCGGCACGCCGAACACCACCTGCGCCGCACCGTTGGTGCTGTTGTACTGCGCGGTGTTGAAGTCGGAGTAATCCAGCTCGCGCCAGGACAGGTTGTAGCCCAGCGACACGCCGTCGTCGGTGAAGTACGGGTTGGTGTAGGAGAAGCCGTAACGCTGCAGGTAGCTGCTGCGCGACGCTTCGACCGACACGCGGTTGCCGCCGCCCAGGAAGTTGTTCTGCGACAGCTGCACCGAGGTGGTCATGCCGTAGGACTGCGAATAGCCCAGGCCGAACACGAAGCTGCCCGAGGTGGTTTCCTTGACGTTGTAGACCACGTCGACCTGGTCGTTGCTGCCGGTGACCGGCGGCGTTTCGACATCCACCGATTCGAAGTAGCCCAGGCGCTGCAGGCGGATCTTGGAACGGTCGATCGCGGCCTGCGAGTACCAGCTGTTCTCGAACTGGCGCATTTCACGACGCAGCACTTCATCGGAGGTGCGGGTGTTGCCCTTGAACACGATGCGGCGCACGCCCACGCGGGGGCCCGGCACGACCTGCATGTTGATCGCCACGGTGCGTTCGGCGCGGTTGCTGGTCGGGATCGGGTTCACCTTGGCGAACGCGTAACCGATGTTGGACAGCGAATTGGTGATGGCGTCCGAGCTGAATTCCAGCAGGGCGCGCGAGAACGTATCGCCGGACTTCTGGATCAGCATGCGCTCCACGTCTTCCTGCGGAAGGATGGTGTCGCCGGTGACCTTGATCTCGGAGATCTTGTACTGCTCACCTTCGGTCACGCCGGCGGTGATGAACATGTCGCGCTTGTCGGGGCTGATCGAGACCTGGGTGGAATCGATGCTGAAGTCCACGTAACCGCGGTCCAGGTACCAGGCATTGAGCTTTTCCAGGTCGCCGGACAGCTTTTCCTTGGAGTACTGGTCGTCGCGGCGGTACCACGACGCCCAGTTGTGCTCCTTGGATTCCCAGGTTTCCAGGATGTCCTTGGACTCGAACTTTTCGGTGCCGACCAGGTTCACGTGCTGGATCTTGGCGGCCTTGCCTTCCTTGATCGCAATGGTGATGTCCACGCGGTTGCGGTCAAGCGGGCTGACGGTCGGGGTGATCTCGACGTTGTATTTGCCACGGTCGTTGTACTGGCGGCGCAGTTCCTGGGTCACCCGGTCCAGGCTCAGGCGATCGAAGGTGCCGCCTTCGCTCAGGCCGATGTCGCTCAGGCCCTTGAGCAGCTGGTCGCTCTTGATGTCCTTGTTGCCGGTGACGGTCAGCTTGTTGATCGCCGGGCGTTCCTTGACCGTGACCACCAGGATGTCGCCCTGCCGCTCAAGCTGGACGTCCTCGAAGAAGCCGGTCTTGTACAGGGCACGGATCGACTCGCCGACCTTGTTGTCGGTCAGGGTCTCGCCACGTTCCACCGGCAGGTAGGTGAACACGGTACCGGAGGTGATGCGCTGCAGACCATCGACACGGATGTCGCTGACGGTGAAGGGCTCGGCTGCCTGGGCCAGGGCGGGCGCGCCGAAACCGGCGGCGAGTGCGAGGGCAAGCAGGCGGCGATTGGGGAGTCGCGTCATGTCACGTCCGGTTGGAGTCGAATACGATGTTGCGGGATGCCGGCGCATAAGACGACGACAAAAGGGTAAAAGTTCATCGCGGGAACAGACCGAGGATGTCGTTGTAGAACGCCAGTCCCATCAGTCCGGCCAGCATGGCCAGGCCGATGTACTGGCCGGCCGCCATGGCACGCTCGCTGAGCGGGCTGCCCTTGACCAACTCGATAAGGTAATACAGCAGGTGCCCGCCGTCCAAGATGGGGATGGGCAACAGGTTGATGATGCACAGGCTGAGCGAGAGTACGGCCAGGAACCAGAGGAACCAATCAAGGCCGCGCTGGGCGGTCTGGTTGGCTACCCGGGCGATGGTGACCGGGCCGGAAACGTTCTGCAGCGAGGCATTGCCGGTCACGATGCGGCGCATCATGCCGAGCGAATCGCCCGCCGCGCGCGCGGTTTCGCGCAGCGCCGCCGGGATGGCCGCCAGCGGGCCGTACTGCAGGGTGGTGTCATAGGCCGGCGCGCTGGCCTGCGGGAAGCCGATGCCGATCTGCCACGTGGGCTGGCCGCGGCCGTCCTTGCCCTGGCGCGGGGTGACTTCCAGCGCCAGCCGGTCGCCGTTGCGCAGCACCTCGATCATGCCCGGGCCGCCGCGCTTGCCCAGCGCGAGGATGGCCGGGGAGACCTGGTCGGCCGCATCGATGCGCTGGCCATCCACGGCCACCACCAGGTCGCCCGGCAACAGCACGCCCTGGGCGGCGGAATCGGGCAGCACCTGTTCGACCAATGCCGGCTGCAGGTGGAACTGCCAGGTCAGGCCGGCCAGCGAGGCCACCCAGCGCTCATCGAAGCCGGCCGGCAACTGCGACAGCGGCAGGGTGCGGGTGCGCACCTGCTCCTGCGCATCGACCACCTCCACCTTCGCATCGTGGCGGTCCATGGCGGCCGTGGTCAGGGCCATGGCGGCCTGGCCTGCGGTGACCACGCTGCGGTCATCCACGCTCAGCACGCGGTCACCGGCCTGCAGCCCGGCCACCTGGGCCATGCCGGTGGTGCGGCCGATGGTGGCCGAATAATCCTGCTTGCCCAGTACGAACATGGCCCACAGCAGGGCCACGCACAGCACCAGGTTGGCGATCGGGCCTGCCGCCACGATCGCGATGCGCTGCCAGACGCTCTTGTGGTTGAAGGCCAGGCCGCGTTCGGCCGGGTGTACCTCGACCTCGCGCTCGTCGAGCATCTTCACATAGCCGCCCAGTGGAATGGCGGCGATGGCGAATTCGGTACCGTTGCGGTTGCGGCGCATCCACAGCGGTTTGCCGAAGCCGACCGAGAAGCGCAGCACCTTCACGCCACAGCGCCGCGCGACCCAGTAGTGACCGAACTCATGGAACGTCACCAGCAGGCCAAGGCTGACGATCATCCACCAGACGGAGCCGATGAATTCACCCATGGTGGACGTCGCGGGAAAGGAGCGGGAAGGGCATTCAGGCGTGGTCGATGGCGGCTTGGGTGATCTGGCGGGCGTGCTGGTCGGCGGCCAGCAGGCCCTCCAGTGTATCGGCGGACGCGGAAGGCAGTGTTGAAAGAGCGTTAGCCACCAGCCCTGGAATGGCTAGGAAAGCGATCCGCCCCTGAAGAAACGCTGAAACAGCCACTTCATTGGCCGCATTGAGCACCGCCGGGGCAGTGCCGCCGGCGGCCATCGCCTGCCAGGCCAGGCGCAGGCAGGGGAAGGCGTCGGTGTCGGGGGCCTCGAAATCCAGCCGGCCCTGGCTCAGCAGGTCCAGCCCGCCAACCCCGGATTCGATGCGGTGCGGCCAGCCCAGGCCCACGGCCAGCGTGGTGCGCATGTCCGGCAGGCCCATCTGGGCCAGGGTGGAGCCGTCGACGAATTCGACCAGCGAATGCACCAGGCTCTGCGGGTGCACCAGCACTTCGATGCGCTCGCCGGGGATGTTGAACAGGTGGTGGGCCTCGATGACCTCCAGCCCCTTGTTCATCAACGTCGCCGAATCGACCGAGATCTTCGGGCCCATCGACCACTTCGGGTGGGCGACTGCCTGGGCCGGGGTGACCTCGGCCAGCTCGGCCCGGCTGCGCCCGCGGAAGGGGCCGCCGGAGGCGGTGAGCAGGATCCTGCGCACGCCGGCCTGGTCCAGGCTGGCGTCGCGCGAACGCAGGCACTGGAAGATGGCGCTGTGTTCGCTGTCGATCGGGATGATCTCGGCCCCGGCGGCGGTGGCGCGCTGCATCAGCAGCTCGCCGGCCAGGACCAGCGATTCCTTGTTGGCCAGCAGGATGCGCTTGCCAGCGCCTGCGGCGGCCAGGGTCGAGGACAGCCCGGCCGCGCCGACGATGGCGGCGACCAGGGTGTCGCATGCGTCGCTGGCGGCCAGCTGGTCCAGCGCGGCGGCGCCGGCATGCGCCTGGGTGTCCAGGCCGGCGGCGCGCAGGCCATCGCGCAGATCCGCATACAGCGCTTCGCTGGCGATTACCGCATGCGCCGGCCGGTGGAGCGCGCACAGCGCGACCAGCGCCTGCACCTGGGTGCCGGCGGCCAGCACGGTGGCGCGGTAGCGGTCCGGGTGGCGCGCGATCACGTCCAGCGCGGATGCGCCGATCGAGCCGGTGGCACCGAACACGGCGACCCGGCGGGGGGCGGTAGTGCTCTGCATGCTCAGAATCCGAAGATTTCCTTGCCCAGCGCGAACACCGGCAGCGCGGCCAGCACGCCGTCGATGCGGTCCAGCACGCCGCCGTGGCCCGGAATGATGTGGCCCGAGTCCTTGGCGCCGGCATGGCGCTTGAGCAGGCTTTCGTACAGGTCGCCAAGTACCGAGGCGAACACGGCGACCACCGTGGTGATGACCAGGCCGACCACGTGCCCAGGCGCGACCCCGGCGATCCAGCCGAACACCAGGGCCACCAGCAGGCCGGCCAGCATGCCGCCGCCCAGCCCTTCCCAGGTCTTGTTGGGGCTGATGCGCGGGGCCAGCTTGGTGCGGCCCAGGGTGCGGCCGGCAAAGTAGGCGCCGGAATCGGCGGCCCAGACCACGGCCAGCGCGGTCAGCAGCCACAGGTGGCCCTTGTCGCCGCTGGCGTGGATCAGCACCAGCGAGGCCCAGGCGGGCACGATGGCCAGGGTGCCGGCCAGCAGTTTGAGCGACCGCGCCGGGCTGCCGGGTTCGGCGCCGAAGGTGAAGAAGCGCAGCCACAGCAGGGCCAGCAGCCACCAGCCGATGCCGACCAGCGCGGCGATCTGGTACAGCACCAGGGTGCCAGCGTCGGCCCACACGATCAGCACCATCAGCACCAGGTTCAGCACCAGCAGCACGGTGCGGGCCAGTGTGTCGTCCACGTCGGCCAGCTTCAGCCATTCCCACAGGCCGATCAGGAACACGGCGGCGGCGGCGGCGGCCAGCCACTGGGTGGGCAGCAGCAGGATCGCGGCGATGGCGACCGGCGCCATGATCAGCGCGGCGATGACTCGGGTTTTGGTCATGGGGTGGACGTCTCGGTGGCCAGGGCGGCGATCTGGGCGCTGGTCAGGCCGAAGCGGCGTTCACGTGCAGCGTAGGCGTCGAGCGCCTGCTGCAGGATGGCGGCGTCGAACTCGGGCCACAGCACCTCGGTGAACCACAGTTCGGTATAGGCCAGCTGCCACAGCAGGAAATTGCTGACGCGGGTGTCGCCACCGGTGCGGATGAACAGATCCGGGGGCGGCAGGTCGGCCAGGGCGACGCGGCTGCCCAGCAGCGCTTCGTCGATCTGTTCGGGCAGCAGGCGCCCGGCCGCGACCTCGGCGGCCAGTTCGCGTGCGGCCCTGGCGATGTCCTGGCGGCC
This is a stretch of genomic DNA from Stenotrophomonas rhizophila. It encodes these proteins:
- a CDS encoding ribonuclease HII, translating into MSRRHAAAASLALFDGAALATVAPRYVAGVDEAGRGPLAGPVAVAAVVFCPDRPRLNGLDDSKQLTAIRRDQLFDRIQQRALAFQVVMVDVTEIDTLNIYQATMLGMRRAVEAVAHVAQFARIDGNVVPKGLPCPAQALVGGDALDRAIMAASILAKVSRDRYMLQLHEQHPEYGFDQHKGYGTPAHLAALRTHGPCPHHRRSFAPVRDCLDSALVAAV
- the fabZ gene encoding 3-hydroxyacyl-ACP dehydratase FabZ is translated as MSHEQKLPDITQIQALIPHRYPFLLVDKVVAIDYEKRTIVATKNVSINEPFFQGHFPSQPIMPGVLIIEAMAQAGGVLTQLTLGRDAQSKLFYMVKVDKARFSKQVVPGDVLEMHVEIKRVIRNMAVYDCVAKVDGEIVACAEVLCAGTRE
- the lpxD gene encoding UDP-3-O-(3-hydroxymyristoyl)glucosamine N-acyltransferase translates to MNTPTYTAQQLAEQFGLQVHGDGSTAIRGVATLAHAGPGQLTFLANPRYRAQLADSQAGIVVLRADDAEAAPGTALIAKDPYTTFAKIGALFDIAPTRPPGIHPSAVIDPEAQVAASAHIGPFVTIGARSVIGENCIIGAGSIIGEDCSLDSGCELIARVTLVTRVRIGKRVRIHPGAVLGADGFGLAMDAGSWIKVPQLGGVRIGDDCEIGANTCVDRGALEDTVLDNDVRLDNLVQIAHNVQIGAHSAIAGCTGIAGSAKIGRYCLLGGAVGVVGHLEICDKVVITGKSVVRNSITEPGEYSSGTPLTDNRTWRKNAARFKQLDALARRILSVSKEKE
- the lpxB gene encoding lipid-A-disaccharide synthase, producing the protein MTAPGSSRPLRIALVAGEASGDLLGAGLVRELQQRFPDAEFAGIGGDAMRSAGCLTWFDASELAVMGLTEILRHLPRLLKLRSEFRARVLEWQPDVFIGIDAPDFNLGVERWLKERGITTVHYVSPSVWAWREKRAEKIGASADLVLCLFPMEPPIYARHGIDARFVGHPMADDIPLHSDREAARVALGLPVNAKVLAVLPGSRLGEISKLGGAFFEAAWQVSERIPGLHVVVPAANPACRALIQEQLSRSALPVAYSHLLDGQARTAMIAADVVVLASGTATLETMLVKRPMVVGYRVAELTYRIVKALGLIKVDRFALPNILAGKDLAPELIQHDCVPDKLAEAIMQWFDQPQRAIEIQDTYEKLHLQLRQDASARAADAVAELLARKPRGNAPA
- the bamA gene encoding outer membrane protein assembly factor BamA, encoding MTRLPNRRLLALALAAGFGAPALAQAAEPFTVSDIRVDGLQRITSGTVFTYLPVERGETLTDNKVGESIRALYKTGFFEDVQLERQGDILVVTVKERPAINKLTVTGNKDIKSDQLLKGLSDIGLSEGGTFDRLSLDRVTQELRRQYNDRGKYNVEITPTVSPLDRNRVDITIAIKEGKAAKIQHVNLVGTEKFESKDILETWESKEHNWASWYRRDDQYSKEKLSGDLEKLNAWYLDRGYVDFSIDSTQVSISPDKRDMFITAGVTEGEQYKISEIKVTGDTILPQEDVERMLIQKSGDTFSRALLEFSSDAITNSLSNIGYAFAKVNPIPTSNRAERTVAINMQVVPGPRVGVRRIVFKGNTRTSDEVLRREMRQFENSWYSQAAIDRSKIRLQRLGYFESVDVETPPVTGSNDQVDVVYNVKETTSGSFVFGLGYSQSYGMTTSVQLSQNNFLGGGNRVSVEASRSSYLQRYGFSYTNPYFTDDGVSLGYNLSWRELDYSDFNTAQYNSTNGAAQVVFGVPITENDTVSLMVGIDSNQITTYQGATPQAIIDYIDAIGQRTFHSWRTELGWARDTRNDYFMPTRGMYQRVGLETTLPGSTVEYYKLNYQVSKYWPIIPSLVINTRAEVGYGDSYGNDVTRVITNPDGTTRTVTASGLPFFENFYAGGTNSVRGFEDNTLGPRSEPTASYNRGQPLGGSLKTVGSVEAYFPRLFDSPSARVSAFFDVGNVYNGVDNFKANELRASAGVALLWRAPVGPISISYAFPLKKEDGDEIERLQFTFGGQF
- the rseP gene encoding RIP metalloprotease RseP, with product MGEFIGSVWWMIVSLGLLVTFHEFGHYWVARRCGVKVLRFSVGFGKPLWMRRNRNGTEFAIAAIPLGGYVKMLDEREVEVHPAERGLAFNHKSVWQRIAIVAAGPIANLVLCVALLWAMFVLGKQDYSATIGRTTGMAQVAGLQAGDRVLSVDDRSVVTAGQAAMALTTAAMDRHDAKVEVVDAQEQVRTRTLPLSQLPAGFDERWVASLAGLTWQFHLQPALVEQVLPDSAAQGVLLPGDLVVAVDGQRIDAADQVSPAILALGKRGGPGMIEVLRNGDRLALEVTPRQGKDGRGQPTWQIGIGFPQASAPAYDTTLQYGPLAAIPAALRETARAAGDSLGMMRRIVTGNASLQNVSGPVTIARVANQTAQRGLDWFLWFLAVLSLSLCIINLLPIPILDGGHLLYYLIELVKGSPLSERAMAAGQYIGLAMLAGLMGLAFYNDILGLFPR
- the lpxA gene encoding acyl-ACP--UDP-N-acetylglucosamine O-acyltransferase; protein product: MNGPLIHPTAVIDPSAKLAADVRIGAFCLIGADVEIGEGTEVGPHCSIHGPTRIGRNNRFIGHVAVGGEPQDKKYAGERTELVIGDDNVFREFVTLNRGTGGGGGVTTIGNGNWMLAYTHVAHDCHVGNQCVFSNNTTLAGHVTVGDYVIISGFAGAHQFCRIGAHAFLGMGALTNGDVPPFTMVGSDSLGRPRGINSEGLKRRGFDAERIASIKRAYRTLYVAGLPLAEAKVQLAEQAAHSADVKDMLDFIEHAERPLLR